Proteins encoded by one window of Paenibacillus sp. DCT19:
- a CDS encoding sporulation protein YpjB gives MNQLFGREKDESAFVPFVQGPDRRAAGMFITSVIVAALSYAGFRKYRAQQQGIFPFRR, from the coding sequence GTGAATCAGTTGTTTGGACGTGAAAAGGATGAAAGTGCCTTCGTTCCATTTGTACAAGGGCCGGATCGGAGAGCGGCGGGAATGTTTATTACGTCAGTGATTGTTGCCGCTTTAAGTTACGCAGGATTTCGGAAATATCGGGCTCAGCAACAAGGAATATTCCCTTTCCGGAGATAA
- a CDS encoding sporulation protein YpjB, giving the protein MKRRFKSTLRLWIISFMALLFWANLSYSGFAQSNGETGQVEQSVSANLSIQQMNEEAALLYRYALEHDVEKVRGSILRISNGLEHISFEGQTSVEGIHALSETVVEVKEAAVRIKSDTAALQQASAKLRLAADSLANPTKPLWLQYYKIIKDDLQALSLAANQRQNAATLSSRYAALEEHYETVRPAALIRREPYEIAQLDAWLSHTKGLTTGKQPDLSQLQAMMMHGKN; this is encoded by the coding sequence ATGAAGAGAAGGTTCAAGAGTACACTAAGGTTATGGATAATATCGTTCATGGCTCTGCTGTTCTGGGCGAACTTGTCATATAGTGGTTTTGCGCAAAGTAATGGAGAGACTGGTCAGGTCGAACAATCTGTTTCAGCCAATCTTTCAATTCAGCAGATGAATGAGGAAGCAGCTCTATTATACCGTTATGCACTGGAGCATGATGTGGAGAAGGTTAGAGGCAGTATTCTTAGGATCAGTAATGGGCTGGAACATATATCGTTCGAAGGTCAAACGTCGGTGGAGGGCATCCATGCCTTATCTGAGACGGTGGTTGAAGTAAAAGAGGCAGCTGTGCGAATTAAAAGTGATACTGCAGCTCTGCAGCAAGCTTCTGCGAAATTAAGACTGGCTGCCGATAGTCTGGCTAACCCAACAAAGCCATTATGGCTTCAGTACTATAAGATTATAAAAGACGATCTTCAGGCTTTGTCATTAGCGGCGAATCAGCGACAAAATGCTGCAACACTATCAAGTCGATATGCCGCGCTGGAAGAGCATTATGAGACCGTTCGTCCAGCAGCGCTGATTCGGCGGGAGCCTTACGAGATTGCGCAACTGGATGCCTGGCTGTCCCACACCAAAGGACTGACAACGGGTAAACAGCCTGATCTCTCTCAACTACAGGCTATGATGATGCATGGGAAGAACTAG
- a CDS encoding menaquinol-cytochrome c reductase cytochrome b/c subunit codes for MAHGPKSEDEEKIIYVGDSRVRKGAGFITPPDYTAYPGKSEAFIPNFLLKEWMVGVVVLVGILVLTISEPAPLGYPANPSASVIPMPDWYFLFLYQYLKYPYASGDYVLLGVLGVSGVAFGALLLAPFLDTGKERRFYKRPIASSLMILSVISVFYLTNVAWTHYKHELEASGQKPEHIQREEEAHERAEQGLPTSNAPGQQQEVAIVEKDDPAMETFKKAGCIGCHAADMKGGPSGPSLRGVGDKHSQEEILTIIKEGYNQMQPQYNNAIAQGVTDEEITHLTEWLAKQKAEQ; via the coding sequence ATGGCTCACGGACCGAAGTCAGAGGATGAGGAAAAGATTATCTATGTCGGTGATTCACGTGTCCGCAAGGGCGCTGGTTTCATCACGCCACCAGACTACACGGCTTATCCGGGCAAGTCTGAGGCGTTCATCCCTAACTTTTTGCTGAAGGAATGGATGGTTGGTGTCGTGGTATTGGTCGGTATTCTCGTACTAACCATATCTGAACCTGCACCTTTAGGTTATCCGGCTAATCCGAGCGCATCGGTTATTCCGATGCCTGACTGGTACTTCCTATTTCTGTATCAGTACTTGAAATATCCGTATGCCTCTGGTGACTATGTGTTGCTCGGTGTACTGGGGGTAAGTGGAGTTGCATTTGGTGCGTTGCTGCTTGCGCCGTTTCTTGATACAGGTAAGGAGCGTCGCTTCTATAAGCGCCCGATTGCTTCATCGCTGATGATTCTGTCTGTCATTTCTGTATTCTATCTCACGAATGTTGCTTGGACGCACTATAAGCATGAGCTTGAGGCGTCAGGTCAGAAGCCTGAGCACATTCAACGGGAAGAAGAAGCGCATGAGAGGGCTGAACAGGGACTACCTACTTCCAATGCACCAGGACAGCAGCAGGAAGTTGCCATCGTCGAAAAGGATGATCCAGCGATGGAAACGTTCAAGAAGGCGGGTTGTATTGGGTGTCATGCAGCCGATATGAAAGGTGGACCTTCAGGCCCATCCCTTCGAGGTGTAGGTGACAAACATAGCCAGGAAGAGATTCTGACGATTATCAAAGAAGGATATAACCAAATGCAGCCTCAGTACAATAATGCTATTGCTCAAGGCGTTACGGACGAGGAGATTACGCATCTAACAGAATGGCTTGCGAAACAGAAGGCAGAACAGTAA
- a CDS encoding DUF1405 domain-containing protein, translated as MSLSFFWSKEFLTNRYFLWLLFWCNALGTVYGYIWYGDQLVDTLEKQPLWQIVFVPDSPTASLFFTLSLLWILYKPKSLLVNRIGHVIQALAVVTSVKYGVWAISIIFAGWSQGNVAAWQDWMLIASHGAMAIEALLYVRFFGFRWVALLFAALWTLLNDTMDYTYDIYPWLPYTLWDHVDLVRNFTVVLTLLSILVSWLALRQAKRS; from the coding sequence GTGTCTTTATCGTTTTTTTGGAGCAAGGAATTTTTGACAAACCGTTATTTCCTGTGGCTTCTATTTTGGTGTAATGCTTTAGGAACAGTATACGGATACATATGGTATGGCGATCAGTTGGTAGACACGCTGGAGAAGCAGCCGCTTTGGCAAATTGTATTTGTGCCCGATAGTCCAACGGCAAGCTTATTCTTTACGTTGTCTTTATTATGGATTTTGTATAAACCGAAATCGCTATTGGTTAATCGTATTGGACATGTGATACAAGCGTTAGCTGTAGTGACCTCTGTGAAGTACGGTGTATGGGCAATTTCTATCATTTTTGCGGGATGGTCGCAGGGGAATGTGGCAGCATGGCAGGATTGGATGTTGATTGCATCACATGGCGCTATGGCTATTGAGGCTTTGTTGTATGTTCGGTTTTTTGGTTTCCGCTGGGTAGCACTTTTATTTGCGGCATTGTGGACTTTACTAAATGACACGATGGATTACACGTATGATATTTATCCTTGGCTGCCTTACACCCTGTGGGATCATGTAGATCTGGTGCGGAATTTCACGGTTGTCTTAACGCTCTTAAGTATCTTGGTGTCATGGCTTGCATTAAGACAAGCCAAACGGAGTTAA